A part of Larkinella insperata genomic DNA contains:
- a CDS encoding Gfo/Idh/MocA family protein, with product MSSRRIFLQQAGLAASSLAFSPLTLAQSPKKDRLGVALVGLGYYSTDLLAPALQLTKNCYLAGVVTGTPSKAEQWIKKYNIPEKNVYSYDNFDKIADNPDIDVVYVVLPPSMHREYVIRAAKAGKHVWVEKPMAITEKECQDMIDACKQNKRLLAVGYRLQHEPNTQEWMKFLRDGKIGKIKMVSCSAGYNDNRTTHWKQKKEMGGGVMYDMGVYVLQGARLATGEEPISVTAQQFTTRPEIYKNGLDETTMAQLVFPSGARAAVQTSFGMNMNFLHVTGEKGFLKTEPYSAYNGQKGEASGGVKIEHPYEVPRQQAMQMDDDAAAIMNNKPLIAPGEEGMRDIRIVEAIYRAAKSGQSVKLT from the coding sequence ATGTCTTCCCGACGGATATTTTTGCAGCAAGCGGGTTTGGCGGCCTCGTCGCTGGCGTTTTCGCCGTTGACCCTTGCGCAGTCCCCCAAAAAAGACCGACTGGGCGTGGCGCTGGTCGGCCTGGGCTATTACAGCACCGATTTGCTGGCGCCGGCTTTGCAGCTCACCAAAAATTGCTACCTGGCTGGTGTTGTGACCGGAACGCCCTCAAAAGCCGAGCAGTGGATCAAGAAGTACAACATTCCCGAAAAGAATGTGTACAGCTACGACAACTTCGACAAAATCGCGGACAACCCGGATATTGACGTCGTGTACGTGGTTCTGCCGCCGTCGATGCACCGTGAGTACGTTATCCGGGCGGCCAAGGCGGGCAAGCACGTCTGGGTCGAAAAACCGATGGCTATTACGGAGAAGGAGTGCCAGGACATGATTGATGCCTGCAAGCAGAACAAGCGGCTGCTGGCCGTTGGTTACCGGCTGCAGCACGAACCCAACACGCAGGAATGGATGAAGTTTCTGCGGGATGGTAAAATCGGCAAGATCAAAATGGTCAGTTGCTCGGCGGGGTACAACGACAACCGGACCACCCACTGGAAGCAGAAAAAGGAAATGGGCGGGGGCGTCATGTACGACATGGGCGTCTACGTTTTGCAGGGCGCACGGCTGGCAACGGGCGAGGAGCCGATTTCGGTCACGGCCCAGCAGTTTACAACTCGTCCGGAAATTTACAAGAACGGGCTGGACGAAACCACGATGGCCCAGCTGGTTTTTCCGAGTGGGGCGCGGGCGGCCGTCCAAACCAGTTTTGGAATGAACATGAACTTTCTGCACGTCACGGGCGAAAAGGGATTCCTGAAAACAGAACCGTATTCGGCCTATAACGGGCAGAAGGGGGAGGCTTCCGGCGGGGTGAAGATCGAACACCCGTATGAGGTGCCCCGGCAGCAGGCCATGCAGATGGACGACGATGCCGCGGCCATAATGAACAACAAACCGCTGATTGCCCCCGGCGAAGAAGGCATGCGCGACATCCGCATTGTTGAAGCAATCTACCGGGCGGCCAAATCTGGTCAATCGGTGAAATTAACGTAG
- a CDS encoding gliding motility-associated C-terminal domain-containing protein, protein MSDAGIVRYLVGILCVIFFSIPSLPCRAQVDECNPGPGQLTGSFLIASGIGCVPLKITAISGLPEVKNVRYVYNYQGGAVQESDLSRDSVYTFTKPGLYRVLQYAEQNGKQLRACAIVQVYDTLPPELAVAGCLNRVTLTVPKAADYQYDWYTVDWGDGTKEQLDGVSPVGIHSYADNRQRLITVRGVHLYGNCGGTAQVQFRPSQKAETPVIDQVRAVGPRSLELTFTNPGGNPVWLEQRAPSGTFERVVRFDETLKTTFQMDADTAAPVCFRLALADTCLQTPPSAEVCYNPPKPPDPTPVPDSTVFMPDAFSPNADGINDRFLPQGLLSGKLRLTVYNRWGEVVFRAEDARDGWDGRQRDQPLPTGTYSYVLEMQKADGQRLNKHGTVVLLN, encoded by the coding sequence ATGAGTGACGCAGGGATTGTACGGTATTTAGTCGGGATTCTCTGCGTCATTTTCTTTTCCATCCCTTCGCTTCCCTGCCGGGCCCAAGTCGACGAGTGCAACCCGGGTCCCGGCCAGTTAACAGGTTCCTTCCTGATTGCATCCGGCATTGGCTGTGTTCCCTTGAAAATTACTGCGATCAGCGGGCTACCGGAGGTAAAAAATGTCCGCTATGTTTACAATTACCAGGGCGGGGCGGTTCAGGAGTCGGATCTGAGCCGTGATTCCGTGTATACCTTCACCAAACCCGGTCTGTACCGCGTGTTGCAATATGCCGAGCAGAATGGGAAACAACTTCGGGCCTGTGCCATTGTGCAGGTTTACGATACCCTGCCGCCCGAGCTGGCGGTGGCGGGCTGCCTGAACCGGGTGACCCTAACCGTTCCAAAAGCGGCTGACTACCAGTACGATTGGTATACCGTTGATTGGGGCGATGGAACGAAGGAGCAGCTTGACGGGGTCAGCCCCGTTGGCATTCACTCGTACGCCGATAACAGGCAACGACTCATTACCGTGCGTGGGGTGCATTTGTACGGCAACTGCGGAGGAACCGCGCAGGTACAGTTCCGGCCTTCCCAAAAAGCAGAAACTCCCGTTATTGATCAGGTCCGGGCAGTTGGACCCAGATCCCTTGAACTGACGTTTACCAATCCGGGCGGCAACCCGGTCTGGCTGGAACAACGCGCTCCGTCAGGAACATTCGAACGGGTGGTGCGTTTCGATGAAACGTTGAAAACCACCTTTCAGATGGACGCCGACACGGCGGCACCGGTTTGTTTCCGGCTTGCTCTGGCCGACACCTGTCTCCAGACACCGCCTTCCGCCGAGGTTTGTTATAATCCGCCTAAACCGCCCGATCCGACTCCGGTGCCTGACTCCACGGTTTTCATGCCCGACGCATTCAGCCCCAACGCCGACGGGATCAATGATCGCTTTCTGCCGCAGGGGTTGCTGAGCGGTAAGCTGCGTCTGACGGTCTATAACCGCTGGGGCGAAGTGGTGTTTCGGGCGGAAGACGCCCGCGACGGGTGGGACGGCCGGCAGCGCGATCAGCCGTTGCCCACCGGAACGTATTCGTACGTACTGGAAATGCAGAAAGCGGACGGCCAACGCCTGAACAAGCACGGAACCGTGGTACTGCTGAACTAG
- a CDS encoding pyridoxamine 5'-phosphate oxidase family protein, whose product MGKFHDSIKPAHQAFIEKQHIFFVSTAPLSTDGHINLSPKGLDCFRFLAENKVGYMDLISSGNETSAHTLENGRITIMFCSFEGAPLILRLYGKGHAVLPGTDEWALYAPQFTIYPSTRQLIVADIDLVQTSCGFGVPLFEYAGERDIHFDWAEKKGQDGLQDYVQEKNLVSLDGLPTDLGRIQDHQPS is encoded by the coding sequence ATGGGTAAATTTCACGATTCCATCAAACCCGCTCACCAGGCTTTTATTGAAAAACAACACATCTTTTTTGTTAGTACCGCCCCGCTGAGCACCGACGGGCACATCAACCTGTCGCCCAAAGGACTGGACTGCTTCCGGTTTCTGGCCGAAAACAAAGTGGGGTATATGGATCTAATCAGCAGTGGCAACGAAACCTCCGCGCACACGCTCGAGAACGGCCGCATTACCATCATGTTCTGCTCGTTCGAGGGCGCTCCCCTGATTCTTCGGCTGTACGGAAAAGGGCACGCGGTGTTGCCCGGTACGGACGAATGGGCGCTCTACGCACCCCAGTTTACGATTTACCCCAGTACCCGCCAGCTCATCGTTGCCGACATTGATCTGGTTCAGACCTCCTGCGGGTTTGGCGTGCCGCTGTTTGAGTACGCGGGCGAACGCGACATTCATTTCGACTGGGCCGAGAAGAAAGGCCAGGACGGGCTTCAGGATTACGTTCAGGAAAAAAACCTCGTGAGTCTCGACGGGTTACCGACCGACCTCGGACGGATCCAAGATCACCAACCGTCCTGA
- a CDS encoding 30S ribosomal protein THX, which produces MGKGDVKTKRGKIWRGSYGKKRPQLTNSQGKSDQTVKE; this is translated from the coding sequence ATGGGAAAAGGAGATGTCAAAACCAAACGTGGTAAAATCTGGCGCGGTTCTTACGGGAAAAAACGTCCGCAACTAACGAACTCACAAGGAAAATCCGACCAAACAGTGAAAGAATAA
- a CDS encoding SRPBCC family protein encodes MTSNKTAVSATSGIGQLEPEVSGSSQINVGEEERVWSTVAGGLLLTYGLKRASLSGILLAAAGGYLAYRGMSGHCPVSERIGRNTAGEQAGPIQPIEISASQTVYKSREEVYQFWRQLENLPRFMSHLKEVRQVDSTHSHWVAQLGEGKVAETVGSVAWDAQIIHETPNERLVWKSVEGASIDNAGEVRFTDSPDGFGTQIHATILYRPPVGHLGGAIMKIFNPAFSQLIEQDLRRFKEVIEKGDQTTIQQSSSEVAQL; translated from the coding sequence ATGACAAGTAATAAAACAGCAGTTTCGGCAACTTCCGGAATCGGCCAGCTTGAACCGGAAGTAAGTGGATCAAGCCAGATCAACGTCGGGGAGGAAGAACGGGTCTGGTCGACCGTCGCCGGCGGATTGTTGCTGACGTATGGCCTGAAACGGGCTTCCCTTAGTGGAATTCTGCTGGCGGCTGCGGGGGGGTACTTGGCCTACCGGGGCATGTCCGGGCATTGTCCCGTGAGTGAGCGAATCGGCCGTAACACGGCCGGCGAACAGGCCGGACCCATTCAGCCCATTGAAATTTCGGCCAGTCAGACCGTTTACAAATCGCGCGAAGAAGTCTATCAGTTCTGGCGGCAACTGGAAAACCTGCCCCGGTTTATGTCGCACCTGAAAGAGGTTCGCCAAGTGGATTCAACGCATTCACACTGGGTTGCGCAACTCGGGGAAGGAAAAGTAGCCGAAACGGTTGGCTCGGTGGCTTGGGATGCTCAGATTATTCACGAAACACCCAACGAACGGCTGGTCTGGAAATCGGTGGAAGGGGCCAGTATCGATAATGCGGGTGAAGTCCGGTTTACGGATTCGCCGGATGGCTTCGGAACCCAAATTCACGCGACTATTCTTTACCGTCCGCCGGTTGGTCACCTTGGAGGGGCCATCATGAAGATCTTCAACCCGGCTTTTTCTCAACTGATTGAGCAGGACCTGCGCCGGTTTAAGGAGGTAATCGAAAAAGGCGATCAAACCACCATTCAGCAGTCGTCTTCCGAAGTCGCCCAGCTGTAA
- a CDS encoding sterol desaturase family protein, which translates to MNLQQLERELLPLTAYAAPVIFGSVLLEFWLNRHDDEHRYESQDFWSSVGIGLGSLIINGLLKTSVFGMALFFFEIIPWRIETGWWAWLLAYFIIDFCNYSAHFIAHKQRVWWATHVTHHSSEHLNFSTAFRNSWTQHLKLVFFIPAWASGINPVVLLTCYQINLLYQFWIHTEMIGRLPGWFEFFFVTPSHHRVHHGSNDRYIDKNFGSSLIIWDRLFGTFQIEDEKPVYGLTKPVESFNPVYLNFHVWADIWRDLRHARSFRAVWGILFGPP; encoded by the coding sequence ATGAATTTGCAACAATTGGAACGGGAGCTACTCCCGCTGACGGCCTATGCGGCTCCCGTCATTTTTGGCTCCGTACTGCTGGAATTCTGGTTGAACCGGCACGACGACGAACACCGGTACGAAAGCCAGGATTTCTGGTCGTCGGTGGGCATTGGACTGGGAAGCCTGATCATCAATGGCCTTCTGAAAACCAGCGTTTTCGGGATGGCCCTGTTTTTTTTCGAGATCATTCCCTGGCGGATCGAAACCGGGTGGTGGGCCTGGCTGCTGGCCTACTTCATCATCGACTTCTGTAATTATTCGGCCCACTTCATTGCCCACAAACAACGCGTCTGGTGGGCGACGCACGTCACGCACCACTCTTCAGAGCACCTCAATTTTTCAACGGCTTTCCGCAATTCGTGGACGCAGCATCTAAAGCTCGTTTTTTTTATTCCGGCCTGGGCGTCGGGCATTAACCCGGTGGTGCTGCTGACCTGCTACCAGATTAACCTGCTGTACCAGTTCTGGATTCACACCGAAATGATCGGCAGGCTGCCGGGCTGGTTTGAGTTTTTCTTTGTGACCCCTTCGCACCACCGCGTTCACCACGGCAGCAACGACCGCTACATCGACAAAAATTTCGGCTCCTCGCTCATCATCTGGGACCGGCTGTTCGGCACGTTTCAAATCGAAGACGAAAAGCCGGTCTACGGGCTGACCAAACCGGTTGAATCCTTCAATCCCGTCTACCTGAACTTTCATGTCTGGGCCGACATCTGGCGGGATCTGCGCCACGCTCGTTCTTTCCGGGCCGTTTGGGGCATTCTTTTTGGCCCCCCCTGA
- a CDS encoding SDR family NAD(P)-dependent oxidoreductase: protein MKKYVLITGASAGLGKAFALELARQGQNLILVSLPHENLEALAQHIRLTCNVSVSYYETDLCQRTNIEALVAWLQAGRFEIFYLINNAGIGGSQAFDQADTGRIERILQLNIIGTSLLTRLVLPFLLKFPQSYILNVSSMAAFSPIPYKTVYPASKAFIYSFSLGLRAELSALGVQVSVVHPGPMPHSPENQARLSRHGRLGRMATVPLELIARTALQRVQQGQPVIIPGWTNKFGYWMTRWIPWSWRQPLMVSMLRKELTPTV, encoded by the coding sequence ATGAAAAAATACGTGCTGATTACCGGGGCCAGCGCCGGTTTAGGAAAAGCATTTGCCCTCGAACTGGCCCGCCAGGGGCAGAATCTGATTCTGGTGTCGTTGCCCCACGAAAATTTGGAAGCATTGGCGCAACACATTCGGCTGACCTGCAACGTGAGCGTGTCGTATTACGAAACCGACCTGTGCCAGCGTACCAACATTGAAGCGCTGGTAGCCTGGCTTCAGGCTGGGCGGTTCGAAATTTTTTACCTGATCAACAACGCGGGCATCGGTGGTTCGCAGGCGTTCGATCAGGCCGATACCGGGCGCATTGAGCGGATTCTCCAGTTGAACATCATCGGAACCTCGCTGCTGACCCGCCTGGTTCTTCCATTTCTGCTGAAGTTTCCCCAATCCTACATCCTGAACGTGTCCAGCATGGCGGCTTTTTCGCCCATACCGTACAAAACCGTTTACCCGGCTTCCAAGGCGTTTATTTATTCTTTTTCGCTCGGGCTGCGGGCTGAACTCAGTGCGCTGGGGGTGCAGGTGAGCGTGGTCCATCCCGGCCCGATGCCGCACTCGCCCGAAAACCAGGCCCGGCTGAGCAGACACGGTCGGCTGGGTCGGATGGCGACCGTGCCCCTCGAACTGATTGCGCGCACGGCCCTTCAGCGGGTGCAGCAAGGACAACCGGTTATTATTCCGGGCTGGACCAACAAGTTTGGCTACTGGATGACGCGCTGGATTCCGTGGTCGTGGCGCCAGCCGCTGATGGTATCGATGCTTCGGAAAGAACTAACGCCGACGGTATGA
- a CDS encoding NAD-dependent epimerase/dehydratase family protein → MKVLLTGATGLLGVHVAGELLRQGYAVKAVYRSFPRQMNKLPWFSDIEWVKAAITERSDLETALTDCQAVIHAAARTDPYPTDLAAYYDVNVGSTEHLLEIVRRREGVRLVYVSTASVFRPGSLASPATEESPYAFDLMASGYIASKYEAQLRILEAVQQGVDAVVVNPTFMLGPYDFKPSSGAVIRYVMQNRAVFYPGGGGKSFVDVRDAARATVNALRLGRVGECYLLASENLSYDHFFPLLAHVSGQKKHLFPMPVPLLRMAGDLGSFGERIFRRGLPLNRINATLLTQENYYSGKKAQNELEMPTSPVRRAMEDAMQWFGQ, encoded by the coding sequence ATGAAAGTCCTGTTAACGGGGGCAACCGGCCTATTGGGGGTGCATGTGGCCGGTGAGCTGCTCCGGCAGGGGTATGCCGTCAAAGCCGTATACCGTTCGTTTCCCCGGCAGATGAACAAGCTGCCTTGGTTTAGCGACATCGAATGGGTGAAAGCCGCCATCACCGAACGGTCTGATCTGGAAACGGCCCTGACTGATTGCCAGGCCGTCATTCACGCAGCCGCCCGCACTGATCCTTACCCGACCGATCTGGCGGCTTATTACGACGTCAACGTGGGCAGCACGGAGCACCTGCTGGAAATCGTTCGAAGAAGAGAGGGAGTTCGTTTGGTCTACGTCAGCACGGCTTCCGTGTTCCGGCCCGGTAGTCTGGCGAGTCCGGCCACTGAGGAAAGCCCGTATGCCTTTGACCTGATGGCGTCTGGTTACATTGCAAGCAAGTACGAAGCGCAGTTGCGTATATTAGAGGCCGTTCAGCAGGGCGTTGATGCCGTGGTGGTTAACCCGACGTTTATGCTGGGGCCGTACGATTTTAAACCGAGTTCGGGGGCGGTGATTCGGTACGTGATGCAGAACCGCGCGGTTTTTTATCCGGGTGGGGGCGGCAAAAGCTTCGTCGATGTTCGGGATGCCGCCCGGGCGACGGTCAATGCGTTGCGGCTGGGGCGAGTCGGGGAGTGTTATTTGCTGGCGAGTGAAAACCTGTCGTATGACCATTTCTTTCCGCTGCTGGCGCACGTGTCCGGTCAGAAAAAACACCTGTTCCCGATGCCCGTTCCGCTCCTTCGGATGGCGGGTGACCTGGGTTCGTTCGGGGAGCGGATTTTCCGGCGCGGTTTACCCTTAAACCGGATCAACGCCACCCTGCTGACTCAGGAAAATTACTATTCCGGCAAAAAAGCCCAGAACGAATTAGAGATGCCCACCTCACCGGTCCGCCGGGCGATGGAAGATGCCATGCAGTGGTTTGGGCAATAA
- a CDS encoding TonB-dependent receptor produces MQINKILRAWSLCALTIPVFAQSPTASLSGQVRSEEGEPLPGAIISLTGSSKGTFTDANGVYHLGQLAAGTYRVTVSFLGYRKHTRELSLREAQRTKLDFRLQSDTRELETVSVIGRTETREVSRQAYNVTAVDARKLQNSTLDLSHALDRVSGVRVREAGGVGSSMNFSLNGFTGRQVKFFIDGVPMDNFGSSFQLNNIPINLAERVEVYKGVVPIWLGSDALGGAVNIVTRTNQNTYLDASYSYGSFNTHRSTINAGYTARSGFTVQLNAFQNYSDNNYWVNVDVADIHTGEYYRNQRVRRFHDTYHNETVIANVGVMGKKYADRLLLGITLGQNHADIQTGARMVSVFGNWYRRGNIVMPSIKYQKRDLLVKGLNVNLTGNFNLGQEQNVDTVYRRYNWFQQYKQYPGLGSERDRSLYKFRNNNGLVTANVSYQIDGRNSLTVSNVFNTFNRKGSDELYPQSARYEQPRINTKNVLGVGYKFDYSERWSSSAFVKHFAQRNKYSISYNPSGNWGDQAYLTQKNRFGKLGYGLATTYFVQQNLQLKASYEKSYRLPETDELYGDLLNLEGNIELDPETSHNYNLGISYQTHLRKIHRFSFDGNLLYRNAQGFIRPRLNANQTKQVMDNLADVTNAGADGEIRYSFKRFFTAGVNMTYQNLRNNTKYEDGYTGVSALYRDRIPNMPFLFGNADASVFFQNVGGKGNTLSLGYNLLYVHAYYLYWPSLGSDKLDIPQQLAHDVNAVYAIANGTFNVAVECKNLLDARLYDNFSLQKPSRGFYVKLRYFVSK; encoded by the coding sequence ATGCAAATTAATAAAATTTTGCGTGCGTGGAGTCTTTGTGCCTTGACAATTCCGGTTTTTGCGCAAAGCCCTACTGCAAGCCTGTCGGGTCAGGTACGCTCGGAGGAGGGGGAGCCTCTGCCCGGCGCAATTATTTCCCTGACCGGGTCCTCCAAAGGTACGTTCACGGATGCCAACGGCGTTTACCACCTCGGCCAGTTAGCCGCTGGTACCTACCGCGTTACGGTTTCTTTTCTGGGCTACCGGAAGCACACCCGGGAGCTTTCGCTGCGGGAAGCCCAGCGCACCAAGCTGGATTTTCGGTTGCAATCCGACACCCGCGAGCTCGAAACGGTTTCGGTTATCGGGCGGACGGAAACCCGGGAAGTCAGCCGCCAGGCGTATAACGTGACGGCCGTGGATGCCAGAAAACTGCAGAACTCCACGCTCGATTTGTCCCACGCCCTGGACCGGGTTTCGGGCGTTCGGGTGCGGGAAGCCGGGGGCGTCGGTTCCAGCATGAATTTCTCGCTCAACGGCTTTACGGGTCGGCAGGTAAAGTTCTTCATCGACGGGGTGCCGATGGACAACTTCGGCTCGTCGTTCCAACTCAACAACATTCCCATCAACCTGGCCGAGCGCGTCGAAGTGTACAAGGGCGTGGTGCCCATCTGGCTGGGTTCGGATGCGCTGGGCGGTGCGGTGAACATTGTTACCCGCACCAATCAGAATACCTATCTGGACGCTTCTTACTCGTACGGTTCGTTCAACACGCACCGGAGTACGATCAATGCGGGCTATACCGCCCGGTCGGGTTTTACGGTTCAATTAAACGCTTTTCAAAATTATTCGGACAACAACTACTGGGTTAACGTCGACGTTGCCGATATCCATACCGGCGAATACTACCGGAATCAGCGCGTCCGCCGGTTTCACGATACCTACCACAACGAGACGGTGATTGCGAACGTCGGGGTGATGGGCAAAAAATACGCCGACCGCCTGCTGCTGGGCATTACGCTGGGGCAGAACCACGCCGATATTCAGACCGGGGCGCGGATGGTCAGCGTATTTGGCAACTGGTATCGCCGGGGCAACATCGTCATGCCGAGCATCAAGTACCAGAAACGTGATCTGCTGGTGAAGGGGCTGAACGTCAACCTGACGGGTAATTTCAACCTGGGGCAGGAGCAGAACGTCGATACGGTGTACCGGCGCTACAACTGGTTTCAGCAGTATAAACAGTACCCTGGGCTGGGCAGTGAACGCGACCGGTCGCTTTACAAGTTTCGCAACAACAACGGCCTGGTTACGGCTAACGTGAGCTACCAAATTGACGGGCGGAATTCGCTGACGGTCAGCAATGTCTTTAACACGTTTAACCGGAAAGGCAGCGACGAGCTTTACCCGCAAAGCGCCCGGTATGAACAACCCCGTATCAATACCAAAAACGTGCTGGGCGTGGGCTACAAGTTTGATTACAGCGAACGGTGGAGTAGCTCGGCGTTTGTAAAGCATTTCGCGCAGCGCAACAAATATTCGATTTCCTACAACCCCAGCGGTAACTGGGGGGATCAAGCTTACCTGACGCAGAAAAACCGGTTTGGCAAGCTGGGGTACGGACTGGCTACCACCTATTTTGTTCAGCAAAACCTGCAACTCAAGGCGTCGTACGAAAAGAGCTACCGACTGCCCGAAACCGACGAATTGTACGGTGATTTGCTGAACCTGGAAGGAAACATTGAACTGGATCCAGAAACCAGCCACAACTACAACCTGGGCATCAGCTACCAGACGCACCTGCGGAAAATCCACCGCTTCAGCTTCGACGGCAACCTGCTTTACCGCAACGCCCAGGGCTTCATCCGCCCCCGGCTGAACGCCAACCAGACCAAGCAGGTGATGGACAACCTGGCCGACGTGACCAACGCCGGGGCCGACGGTGAAATCCGGTATTCGTTCAAACGGTTCTTTACGGCCGGGGTCAACATGACCTACCAGAACCTGCGCAACAACACTAAATACGAAGACGGGTACACCGGTGTCAGCGCCCTGTACCGCGACCGGATTCCCAACATGCCGTTTCTGTTTGGAAACGCTGATGCGTCGGTTTTCTTTCAAAACGTGGGCGGCAAAGGCAACACGCTCAGTCTGGGCTACAACCTGCTTTATGTCCACGCTTATTACCTCTACTGGCCGAGCCTGGGCAGCGACAAACTGGACATCCCCCAGCAACTGGCCCACGACGTGAACGCCGTCTACGCCATTGCCAACGGCACGTTCAACGTGGCCGTGGAGTGTAAAAACCTGCTGGATGCCCGGCTTTACGACAACTTCAGCCTTCAGAAACCCAGCCGGGGCTTCTACGTGAAGCTGCGCTATTTCGTGAGTAAATAA
- a CDS encoding DUF4374 domain-containing protein has product MKTLKTSLALGLGLSLIFAACRTDTPTVTPDEPAKPGTGNEGGVKEKAKYVISALPIGSQGVADYLLTADSLTGGSISTAGNGKEQDGTYRYYVTHKNRFFSLLYGQGNPGAVTTYNLSATGGLTKVSDFQAETVQVFAPVADDVLTIKVPRSGNESASFFRINAEQSKIVGEYQVNIVKLAGNGERAHFTWATQVGDKVFAPYMSIKGAAPDVFGTSYPDSAWIAVLSYPSLAVEKVIKDNRTSYIGRYFNNGLAVDELGDVYAYSGSVATSSGKATSTKPSAITRIKAGTTEFDKSYLFNVEQASGGYNITSQVYVGKGNFVLMMSSAADRGAYAVGKRLAAVNVYNQTFKWVEGTPDVATIAQVTTTNYAPQDGKTAYIGITPTDGASYVYQVDAVAATASRGLKVEGGTITAINKLTY; this is encoded by the coding sequence ATGAAAACATTGAAAACCAGCCTTGCTTTGGGTTTAGGACTCAGCCTGATTTTCGCAGCCTGCCGCACCGATACCCCCACCGTAACCCCCGACGAGCCCGCGAAACCCGGAACCGGTAATGAGGGGGGCGTCAAGGAAAAAGCCAAATACGTGATTTCTGCCCTGCCCATTGGCTCGCAAGGCGTGGCCGACTACCTGCTGACGGCCGACAGCCTGACCGGGGGCAGCATTTCAACGGCCGGTAACGGCAAGGAACAGGACGGTACCTACCGCTATTACGTCACGCACAAGAACCGGTTTTTCAGCCTGCTCTACGGCCAGGGCAACCCCGGAGCCGTAACAACCTACAACCTGAGTGCGACGGGGGGCTTAACCAAAGTGTCGGATTTCCAGGCGGAAACCGTTCAGGTGTTTGCGCCCGTTGCGGACGACGTGCTGACCATCAAGGTTCCGCGTTCGGGCAACGAAAGTGCTTCGTTCTTTCGGATCAATGCCGAACAGTCGAAAATCGTGGGCGAGTATCAGGTCAATATCGTCAAACTGGCCGGTAATGGTGAGCGGGCGCACTTTACGTGGGCAACGCAGGTGGGTGATAAGGTGTTTGCTCCCTACATGAGCATCAAAGGGGCGGCACCGGATGTGTTCGGTACGAGCTACCCCGACAGCGCCTGGATTGCCGTGCTGTCGTACCCGAGCCTGGCCGTCGAGAAGGTGATCAAAGACAACCGGACCAGTTACATCGGACGGTATTTTAACAACGGTCTGGCCGTCGACGAACTGGGCGATGTGTACGCGTATTCGGGTTCGGTCGCAACCAGCAGCGGCAAGGCAACGTCCACCAAACCGTCGGCCATCACCCGCATCAAGGCCGGAACCACCGAGTTCGACAAGAGCTACCTGTTCAACGTCGAGCAGGCTTCGGGCGGTTACAACATCACCTCGCAGGTGTACGTTGGCAAAGGCAATTTCGTCCTGATGATGAGCAGTGCCGCCGACCGGGGCGCTTACGCCGTGGGCAAACGCCTGGCCGCCGTGAATGTCTACAACCAGACGTTCAAATGGGTTGAGGGAACGCCGGATGTGGCCACCATCGCGCAGGTTACCACGACCAACTACGCGCCACAGGACGGCAAAACGGCCTACATCGGCATTACGCCGACCGACGGGGCCAGCTACGTGTATCAGGTTGATGCGGTAGCGGCCACGGCATCCCGCGGCCTGAAGGTGGAGGGCGGAACCATCACGGCGATCAATAAACTCACCTATTAA